Proteins co-encoded in one Corynebacterium tuberculostearicum genomic window:
- the def gene encoding peptide deformylase, which yields MSPREIRIYGDPVLGTRAEEVTTFDAGLRTLAGDMLETMDNAGGVGLAANQVGIVKRIFVYDCSHTQSGLRGAIVNPVWEPVGTQEQTGPEGCLSIPGISAETTRYNQVFVSGWDIEGRPVSMMASGLMARCIQHETDHLNGVLFLQRLEASVRKDALRAIRESAWFNAS from the coding sequence ATGTCTCCTCGAGAAATCCGTATCTACGGCGATCCTGTATTGGGCACGCGCGCGGAAGAAGTCACCACTTTTGATGCCGGCCTGCGTACTTTGGCGGGCGACATGCTCGAAACCATGGACAATGCTGGGGGAGTAGGGCTTGCGGCAAACCAAGTGGGCATTGTGAAACGCATTTTTGTCTATGACTGCTCGCATACTCAATCAGGCCTTCGGGGCGCGATTGTCAACCCTGTATGGGAACCCGTAGGTACGCAGGAACAAACGGGACCGGAGGGATGCCTATCCATTCCGGGAATTAGCGCGGAAACTACTCGCTACAATCAGGTTTTTGTCTCTGGTTGGGATATTGAGGGGCGCCCTGTGTCTATGATGGCTTCCGGCCTCATGGCGCGATGCATTCAGCATGAGACTGACCACCTCAATGGCGTGCTCTTCCTACAACGCCTTGAGGCTTCGGTACGCAAAGATGCCCTGCGGGCCATTCGTGAATCCGCATGGTTTAACGCCTCCTAG
- the fmt gene encoding methionyl-tRNA formyltransferase: MRIIFAGTPEPAVVALEKLLASSHEVVAVVTRPDAKRGRGRTLHPSPVKAVAQDHGIEVLTPTTLRPDSEDGQALRTRLRELEPEAIPVVAYGNLVTKDLLDLPQHGWVNLHFSLLPAWRGAAPVQAAIAAGDEVTGASTFRIEEGLDTGPVLGTVTEEIKPTDTADDLLTRLAYSGGDLLVATMDGLANGELEARPQQGEATYAPKITSAQARVEWSQPAFAIDRHIRAYTPGPGAWTMWEDSRVKMGPVSQLEEAAAVPEQLEPGQLHIAKNAVYVGTGTQPVGLGKIQPPGKKMMNAADWARGLGKDAEVKFQ, translated from the coding sequence ATGCGGATCATTTTTGCCGGTACCCCGGAGCCAGCAGTTGTGGCCCTAGAAAAGCTACTTGCTTCGTCGCACGAGGTGGTGGCGGTAGTCACCCGCCCAGATGCTAAGAGGGGCCGGGGCCGCACCCTTCACCCAAGCCCGGTGAAGGCGGTGGCTCAAGACCACGGAATCGAGGTACTAACCCCAACTACCTTGCGGCCTGACTCAGAGGACGGGCAAGCGTTACGCACCCGTCTGCGGGAGCTGGAACCGGAAGCAATTCCGGTGGTCGCCTACGGCAATCTGGTAACTAAGGACCTGTTGGATCTCCCACAGCATGGCTGGGTAAACCTGCACTTTTCCCTGCTTCCTGCATGGCGCGGTGCGGCACCGGTGCAGGCTGCCATTGCCGCCGGAGATGAGGTTACTGGCGCATCCACTTTCCGCATCGAAGAAGGCCTCGATACGGGCCCAGTGCTGGGCACCGTGACTGAAGAAATCAAACCGACTGATACTGCCGACGACCTTCTGACCCGGCTTGCCTACTCCGGCGGTGACCTACTTGTTGCCACTATGGACGGCCTGGCAAATGGCGAACTTGAAGCTCGGCCGCAACAGGGGGAAGCCACCTACGCCCCGAAGATCACGTCCGCTCAGGCGCGGGTGGAATGGTCGCAGCCTGCCTTTGCCATCGACCGGCATATTCGCGCCTATACACCAGGCCCCGGCGCGTGGACCATGTGGGAGGACTCCCGAGTGAAGATGGGGCCAGTCAGCCAACTAGAAGAGGCGGCCGCTGTGCCGGAGCAATTAGAGCCTGGTCAGCTGCATATTGCGAAAAACGCCGTTTATGTTGGTACCGGCACGCAGCCGGTGGGGCTGGGTAAAATCCAGCCTCCGGGGAAGAAGATGATGAATGCGGCTGATTGGGCGCGCGGTCTAGGCAAGGATGCAGAGGTGAAGTTTCAGTGA